The following are from one region of the Pseudohongiella spirulinae genome:
- the tal gene encoding transaldolase, which produces MNKLDALKQMTTVVADTGDFASIRRFAPQDATTNPSLILNAAKQAEYADLVSDALNFGRQQVGGSDIQLDAAMDKLAVNFGQKITETVPGYVSTEADACLSFDTDATFRKAHRLLELYDDAGVDTSRILVKIAATWEGIQAAKRLEAEGIKCNLTLLFGFNQAVACADAGVFLISPFVGRILDWYKAATGKNYSSEDDPGVQSVRRIYRYYKANAYNTIVMGASFRNIGEIEALAGCDRLTISPALLEQLESDHGELVQQLSVDQSSEDARSSLSESDFRWQLNEDAMASDKLSEGIRKFHADYLALRTLLRQSI; this is translated from the coding sequence ATGAACAAGCTTGACGCGCTCAAACAAATGACGACGGTAGTGGCTGACACGGGTGATTTTGCCAGTATCCGCCGTTTCGCGCCGCAAGACGCAACCACCAATCCGTCGCTGATTCTGAATGCCGCAAAGCAGGCCGAATACGCTGATCTGGTCTCCGACGCATTGAACTTCGGGCGCCAGCAAGTGGGCGGATCCGACATTCAGCTGGATGCCGCCATGGATAAGCTGGCGGTCAATTTTGGGCAGAAGATTACCGAGACGGTGCCAGGTTATGTCTCCACCGAAGCAGATGCCTGTCTGTCATTCGATACGGACGCGACGTTCAGAAAAGCCCATCGCTTGCTTGAGCTGTACGATGATGCGGGCGTTGACACTTCGCGCATTCTCGTCAAAATCGCCGCTACCTGGGAAGGAATTCAGGCTGCCAAAAGACTTGAGGCGGAAGGTATCAAGTGTAATCTGACCCTGCTGTTTGGTTTCAACCAGGCCGTGGCCTGCGCAGATGCAGGGGTATTTCTGATTTCTCCGTTTGTGGGCCGTATTCTGGACTGGTACAAAGCTGCAACCGGCAAAAACTACAGCTCTGAAGATGATCCTGGCGTGCAGTCGGTGCGACGGATTTATCGCTATTACAAAGCCAATGCTTATAACACAATTGTGATGGGGGCCAGCTTTCGAAATATCGGTGAAATCGAAGCGCTGGCGGGATGTGACCGACTGACCATTTCACCCGCATTGCTGGAGCAGCTTGAATCGGATCACGGTGAATTGGTGCAACAACTGAGCGTTGATCAGTCCAGTGAAGATGCGCGCAGTTCGCTCAGTGAGTCGGATTTTCGCTGGCAGTTGAACGAGGATGCCATGGCCAGCGATAAGCTGTCAGAGGGCATCCGTAAGTTTCATGCGGACTATCTGGCCTTGCGAACCTTGCTCAGGCAGTCAATTTGA
- the wrbA gene encoding NAD(P)H:quinone oxidoreductase: MTKVLVLYHSMYGHVETMANAVASGAADVDGVEVTIKRVPETMPGDAFTAAGGKSDQQADVATPAELADYDAIILGVPTRFGNMSGQMRTFLDQTGGLWAKGTLAGKVASVFTSTGTGGGQEMTITSTWTTLAHHGMTIVPLGYTTPEQFDISKVSGGTPYGASTIAGGDGSRQPDERELAIARHQGKRVAEIAVKLTA, from the coding sequence ATGACAAAAGTTCTGGTGCTTTATCATTCAATGTACGGGCACGTCGAAACCATGGCCAATGCTGTGGCGTCCGGCGCTGCCGATGTAGACGGCGTTGAGGTTACCATCAAACGCGTACCGGAAACCATGCCAGGCGATGCTTTCACGGCAGCCGGCGGCAAGTCTGATCAGCAGGCCGATGTGGCTACACCGGCAGAATTGGCAGATTACGACGCCATCATCCTGGGTGTTCCTACTCGTTTTGGCAACATGTCCGGTCAGATGAGAACTTTTCTGGACCAGACCGGTGGCTTGTGGGCCAAAGGCACTCTGGCCGGCAAGGTCGCCAGCGTTTTCACGTCTACCGGCACGGGCGGCGGCCAGGAAATGACCATTACATCGACCTGGACCACTCTGGCACACCACGGCATGACAATCGTACCGCTGGGTTATACCACGCCAGAGCAGTTTGATATCTCAAAGGTCAGCGGTGGAACTCCCTACGGCGCCTCAACTATCGCCGGCGGTGACGGTTCACGTCAGCCCGATGAACGCGAACTCGCGATTGCCCGGCATCAGGGCAAACGCGTCGCCGAAATCGCCGTCAAATTGACTGCCTGA
- the sppA gene encoding signal peptide peptidase SppA, whose protein sequence is MGRLFSAIGRFIDGARNWIGRLLFLLVMVLLLLILFSGPATVTVPSQAALVWTPSGVLSEQVDSAVPADLLFGAGVPSNSLIPDLLDSLRLASTDPRITALVIDVSDLLAASPAQLEMLGDGLQQFRDSGKPVFAYGEYFTQAQYALVSYADEIDLHPMGSLMLTGFGGSQLFFRDLLDRLHINVSVFRAGEFKSAAEPYTRMDLSEEARGDNQRLVDNLWSRYLDRVATNRELSAAQLQAYADNFAELLESAGGNMARAAFEQGLIDNIASVNSFRRSVAAVAGADNGSFNQIHYLDYLLATNGSPVPAVDQVGVIVVQGTIMPGEQAPGMAGADSLVTLIRRAQADADIKAVVLRVDSPGGSALASEEIRAALTELQQAGKPLVVSMGGTAASGGYWISANADQIWASPSTITGSIGVIGVIPTFEDALAELGVGVDGVGTTALSRGGDPLSGLNETMRRILQANIDDTYERFLNLVADGRQLPRAEVEALAGGRVYSGEQALQLGLIDELGDLDQALASAAQLAGLDEYQRIYLQRPLGFGEQLLLQMLQGLGSSQVLAMLNLPELRSLDSLSLQSGLAAMPTAQRQQWRSVLSLLLPPNVDTGRLRALMICEQCLSVY, encoded by the coding sequence ATGGGAAGGCTGTTTTCAGCAATAGGACGTTTTATAGACGGGGCGCGCAACTGGATTGGCCGTTTGCTGTTTTTACTGGTCATGGTTCTTTTGCTGCTGATCCTGTTCTCCGGTCCGGCCACGGTAACGGTTCCTTCACAGGCGGCGCTGGTCTGGACGCCATCGGGCGTGTTATCCGAGCAGGTGGATAGCGCGGTTCCAGCAGATCTGCTGTTTGGTGCCGGAGTGCCATCTAACAGCCTGATTCCTGACTTACTGGATTCCCTGCGCCTTGCCAGTACTGATCCCCGAATCACAGCTCTGGTCATTGATGTCAGTGACCTGTTGGCGGCCAGCCCCGCACAACTGGAGATGCTGGGTGACGGCCTTCAGCAATTCAGGGACAGTGGCAAACCGGTGTTCGCCTATGGCGAATACTTCACACAAGCGCAGTATGCCCTGGTTTCCTATGCAGACGAAATTGACCTGCATCCAATGGGGAGCCTGATGCTGACCGGCTTTGGCGGCAGCCAGCTATTCTTCCGCGACCTGCTGGATCGGCTGCATATCAATGTAAGTGTCTTCCGTGCCGGTGAGTTTAAATCGGCGGCAGAACCTTATACGCGGATGGATCTTTCAGAAGAAGCTCGAGGTGACAATCAGCGCCTGGTAGACAATTTGTGGAGTCGCTACCTTGACAGGGTTGCGACTAATCGAGAGTTGTCGGCGGCGCAGTTGCAGGCCTATGCCGATAATTTTGCCGAACTGCTGGAGTCGGCCGGCGGCAATATGGCTCGCGCGGCGTTCGAACAGGGTCTGATTGATAATATTGCCAGTGTTAACAGCTTCCGTCGTTCGGTTGCCGCGGTTGCGGGTGCCGACAACGGAAGCTTCAACCAGATTCATTATCTTGATTATCTGCTGGCAACTAATGGGTCGCCTGTGCCTGCGGTGGATCAGGTCGGTGTCATTGTTGTACAGGGCACGATTATGCCCGGTGAGCAGGCACCCGGTATGGCGGGCGCTGACTCGCTGGTGACGCTGATCCGACGGGCCCAGGCGGACGCTGATATCAAAGCAGTGGTTTTGCGCGTTGATTCACCCGGTGGGTCGGCACTGGCATCTGAAGAGATCCGCGCGGCATTGACAGAACTTCAGCAGGCAGGAAAACCACTGGTCGTTTCCATGGGCGGTACGGCGGCATCAGGCGGCTACTGGATTTCCGCCAATGCGGATCAGATCTGGGCGTCGCCATCGACTATTACCGGCTCCATTGGTGTGATAGGCGTAATTCCTACTTTTGAAGATGCCCTGGCTGAGTTGGGTGTTGGTGTCGATGGCGTGGGCACAACAGCGCTATCTCGCGGTGGTGATCCGTTGAGTGGGCTCAATGAGACCATGCGGCGGATATTGCAGGCTAATATTGATGACACCTATGAGCGGTTTCTGAATCTGGTGGCTGATGGTCGTCAATTGCCCCGCGCCGAAGTTGAAGCGCTCGCCGGGGGACGGGTTTACAGCGGTGAGCAGGCGCTACAGCTTGGGCTGATTGATGAGCTGGGCGATCTGGACCAGGCTCTGGCATCGGCTGCACAACTGGCGGGGCTGGACGAATATCAGCGCATTTATCTTCAGCGCCCTTTAGGTTTTGGTGAGCAATTATTGCTGCAAATGCTGCAGGGCCTGGGAAGCAGCCAGGTGCTGGCGATGCTGAACTTGCCGGAATTGCGATCACTTGACAGTCTGAGCTTGCAGAGCGGTTTGGCTGCGATGCCGACGGCACAGCGTCAACAATGGCGTTCTGTGCTGAGTTTGCTGCTGCCGCCCAATGTTGATACGGGTCGTCTGCGCGCGCTGATGATTTGTGAGCAGTGCCTGTCCGTTTACTGA
- a CDS encoding aldo/keto reductase, which yields MSLQRPLAKRPLGDSGILVSCLGLGTVKIGRNQSVKYPSHFMLPDDSQVRELLACAKGSGINLLDTAPAYGSSETRLGELMENRHDWIICTKTGEEFDKGLSYFDFSARHTRFSVERSLQRLRTDYLDIVLIHSDGNDLTIIEQTDCFETLARLKSEGKIRAYGLSGKTLAGGLRALEVADVVMVTYNPQEKSERAVITQAHASNKGVLIKKALASGHMPESLDRPDPIHFSLSEPGVSSVVIGTINTTHLEDNVRRATAL from the coding sequence ATGAGCCTGCAACGACCACTGGCCAAACGGCCGCTGGGGGATAGCGGCATACTTGTATCCTGCCTGGGTCTTGGCACAGTCAAAATTGGCCGCAATCAAAGCGTCAAGTATCCCAGTCACTTCATGCTGCCAGACGACAGTCAGGTAAGGGAACTGCTTGCGTGTGCCAAAGGGTCTGGCATTAACCTGCTGGATACGGCACCCGCCTACGGCAGCAGTGAAACTCGCCTCGGCGAACTTATGGAGAACCGGCATGATTGGATCATCTGCACCAAGACCGGCGAAGAGTTCGACAAGGGGCTGTCATACTTTGATTTCAGCGCCAGGCACACCCGTTTCAGCGTTGAACGCAGCCTGCAGCGACTGCGGACTGACTACCTGGATATTGTTCTTATTCACTCCGACGGCAATGATCTGACTATCATCGAGCAGACTGACTGTTTTGAAACCCTGGCACGCCTGAAATCCGAGGGGAAAATTCGTGCCTATGGCCTGTCCGGCAAAACGCTGGCCGGCGGCCTGCGTGCATTGGAGGTCGCCGATGTTGTGATGGTCACTTACAACCCACAGGAGAAATCAGAGCGAGCGGTTATCACTCAGGCTCACGCCAGCAACAAGGGCGTGCTGATCAAAAAAGCGCTGGCCAGCGGTCACATGCCTGAAAGTCTCGACAGGCCGGATCCAATCCACTTCAGTCTGAGCGAACCCGGTGTCAGCAGCGTTGTGATCGGCACTATCAATACAACTCATCTTGAGGATAACGTTCGCCGCGCCACCGCTCTATAG
- a CDS encoding NAD(P)/FAD-dependent oxidoreductase, translating into MLISVGENGGKPVLKLSTQVAIIGGGIAGLWLLNRLCQAGYDAVLLEKSALGSGQTLASQGIIHGGLKYALNGVLSPASSAIADMPKRWRACLNGQGDIDLRGTTLLSPDFYMWSGGSLRSRFKTFLGSKALQGRIDVVAPDDYPAFFKFTPNHRLTGTLYQLSDFVIDTPSLISKLARPWQKRILQCPDLQLSSDGIIFTSTEGRTHLHTDRIVLTAGAGNEALNHQWQQVTHSTLPAMQRRSLHMVTVSTDHPLPPYLHCIGDDFGMTPELTLTAHPQQNADQKKWIWYLGGELAESGVGLQPQTQQQRALQVLEQRFPWVDLQQAEVKSFMIDRAEPATADRQRPDSAYVSESGRVIVCWPTKLTLCPDLGDSVMASISESVQASGHVPDASPLHDLLPQAEVGIAPWSTET; encoded by the coding sequence TTGCTTATTTCCGTTGGCGAAAATGGTGGTAAGCCAGTGCTGAAACTGTCTACTCAGGTCGCTATTATTGGCGGCGGCATTGCCGGTCTGTGGCTTCTGAACAGGCTCTGTCAGGCGGGCTATGATGCGGTTCTGCTTGAAAAAAGCGCGCTGGGCAGCGGACAGACACTGGCCTCGCAAGGCATCATTCACGGCGGACTGAAATATGCGTTAAACGGTGTTCTGAGCCCCGCCAGCAGCGCCATTGCCGATATGCCCAAACGCTGGCGTGCGTGCCTGAACGGTCAGGGCGACATTGACCTTAGAGGCACCACATTGCTCTCGCCGGATTTTTATATGTGGTCAGGTGGCTCACTCAGATCGCGTTTTAAAACCTTCCTGGGCAGCAAAGCACTGCAGGGTCGCATCGATGTCGTTGCGCCAGATGATTATCCGGCGTTTTTTAAATTCACTCCGAACCATCGACTGACTGGAACCCTTTATCAGCTCTCGGATTTTGTTATCGACACACCTTCTTTAATCAGCAAGCTGGCCAGGCCATGGCAGAAACGCATACTACAATGTCCCGATTTGCAGCTGAGCAGCGATGGCATTATATTCACGTCAACTGAAGGCAGGACGCACCTGCATACCGATAGAATAGTGCTGACCGCAGGTGCCGGTAACGAAGCCCTGAATCATCAGTGGCAGCAGGTCACACACTCAACCTTACCCGCCATGCAGCGCCGGTCGCTGCACATGGTTACAGTCAGTACAGATCACCCTCTGCCCCCATACTTACATTGCATCGGTGACGATTTTGGCATGACGCCGGAACTCACCCTGACGGCACACCCGCAACAAAACGCCGACCAGAAAAAATGGATCTGGTATCTGGGTGGCGAACTGGCCGAATCCGGTGTCGGGCTCCAGCCGCAGACACAGCAACAACGCGCACTCCAGGTACTTGAACAACGCTTCCCATGGGTTGACCTGCAGCAGGCCGAGGTAAAAAGTTTCATGATAGATCGGGCTGAGCCAGCAACGGCTGACCGACAACGACCGGATAGCGCATATGTGTCCGAGTCTGGCCGTGTAATTGTGTGCTGGCCAACCAAACTGACGCTGTGCCCGGATCTGGGTGACAGTGTCATGGCTAGTATCTCTGAATCAGTGCAAGCGTCCGGCCACGTGCCGGATGCTTCCCCCCTGCATGATCTTCTGCCGCAGGCTGAAGTCGGTATTGCCCCCTGGAGCACTGAAACATGA
- the corA gene encoding magnesium/cobalt transporter CorA → MAKPHHPHRSARLIKKRGKKPGAAPGTLIHVGEVSGVDTTIDLIHYDASHLDERNSLDVSQCRHESNVGQTAWYNITGLHNAEIIRSIGNLFQLHPLVQEDILNTDHRPKIEVHDTYLYVVIKMLQFDHSHRTVQMEQVSLIIGDDYVLSFQERVGDVFDGVRERLRHGHGRRIRQLGPDYLAYALIDAVVDNYFVLLENLGDAIEDLEAELLIRPTPDTLNQIHHYKREMLLLRKAVWPLREVLSSLSRDENVILSQDIRVYLRDVYDHTIHIIDNIETLRDLLSGMLDLYMSSVSQRMNEIMKVLTLFASIFMPLTFIVGVYGMNFDYMPELRWHWGYPSIMAFMLATGVGLFAYFRWRKWW, encoded by the coding sequence ATGGCTAAACCTCACCACCCGCATCGCTCCGCCAGACTCATCAAAAAGCGCGGCAAAAAGCCGGGAGCAGCACCAGGCACGCTGATTCATGTCGGTGAAGTCAGTGGGGTTGATACCACCATTGATCTCATCCACTACGACGCCTCTCATCTGGACGAGCGCAACTCACTGGATGTCAGCCAGTGTCGTCATGAGAGCAATGTCGGCCAGACTGCCTGGTATAACATTACCGGCCTGCACAATGCCGAGATCATCCGCAGCATAGGCAATCTCTTCCAGCTCCATCCTCTGGTGCAGGAAGATATCCTGAACACCGATCACCGCCCCAAGATAGAGGTACACGATACCTACCTGTATGTTGTGATCAAGATGCTGCAGTTCGACCATTCACACAGAACGGTGCAGATGGAGCAGGTCAGCCTCATTATTGGCGACGACTACGTCCTGTCCTTTCAGGAGCGAGTCGGTGATGTGTTTGACGGAGTACGGGAACGTCTGCGCCACGGACACGGACGACGCATTCGCCAGCTCGGGCCTGATTACCTGGCTTATGCCCTGATTGATGCCGTGGTCGATAACTATTTTGTGTTGCTGGAAAACCTTGGTGATGCCATTGAAGATCTGGAAGCCGAACTGCTGATCCGGCCAACACCAGACACCCTGAACCAGATACATCACTACAAACGTGAGATGTTACTGTTACGCAAAGCTGTCTGGCCATTGCGTGAAGTACTGAGCAGCCTAAGCCGTGATGAGAACGTCATACTCAGTCAGGACATCCGCGTCTACCTGCGCGACGTTTACGACCACACCATTCATATTATCGACAACATCGAAACACTGCGCGACCTGTTGAGTGGCATGCTGGATTTATACATGTCCAGTGTCAGTCAACGCATGAATGAGATCATGAAAGTACTGACCCTTTTTGCCAGCATCTTTATGCCGCTGACCTTTATCGTCGGTGTTTACGGCATGAACTTTGATTACATGCCGGAACTCAGATGGCATTGGGGCTATCCCTCCATCATGGCTTTCATGCTGGCTACCGGCGTGGGTCTTTTTGCTTATTTCCGTTGGCGAAAATGGTGGTAA
- the waaA gene encoding lipid IV(A) 3-deoxy-D-manno-octulosonic acid transferase, giving the protein MNRSVYNFAFYLLLPFIVLRLLWRALFLPAPAYARRWGERLGFVASAASGRKERQWIWVHAASVGETVAISPLVLKLREERPDWGVVVTTMTPTGSERIHSLFGSDVCHVYAPYDYGGAVKRFLRTFHPALVILVETELWPNLVHYSKANGASIMVANARLSEKSYRGYLKFAGLGKPMLQQIDLIAAQAESDAERFRKLGVSDENIKITGSIKFDIGLPPDLSEKVAAMRERIEGERPIWIAASTREGEDEKVLSAFRIIQAELPEVLLILVPRHPERFNSAARLFEHAGYTIVRRSSKQTVTADTHVFLGDSMGELLVYLGLAQLAFVGGSLVNTGCQNVLEPAALGLPVVTGPSQYNFQTICEQLEERGALQTVADEEKLAEFVLILLRDAGQRDRMGAAGRQAIIDNQGALERIYKLAVSFLPTC; this is encoded by the coding sequence GTGAACAGGTCAGTCTATAATTTTGCGTTTTATCTGTTGTTGCCATTTATTGTGCTGCGATTACTGTGGCGCGCCCTCTTTTTGCCGGCACCGGCCTATGCCCGGCGATGGGGTGAGCGGCTGGGGTTTGTGGCTAGTGCAGCTTCCGGCAGAAAGGAGCGGCAGTGGATCTGGGTGCATGCCGCCTCGGTCGGCGAGACGGTGGCTATTTCGCCCCTGGTTCTCAAACTGCGTGAGGAAAGGCCCGACTGGGGTGTCGTGGTCACTACCATGACGCCTACAGGCTCAGAGCGTATTCATTCTCTCTTTGGGTCAGATGTCTGTCACGTTTATGCACCTTATGATTACGGCGGCGCAGTGAAGCGCTTTCTGCGCACATTTCATCCGGCGCTGGTCATTCTGGTGGAAACGGAGCTTTGGCCTAATCTGGTTCATTACAGCAAAGCCAATGGTGCCAGCATCATGGTGGCCAATGCCCGCCTGTCGGAGAAGTCTTACCGTGGTTATCTGAAGTTCGCAGGCCTGGGCAAGCCGATGCTGCAGCAGATAGATCTGATTGCCGCACAGGCAGAGTCTGATGCTGAACGCTTCCGTAAACTGGGCGTCAGTGATGAGAATATCAAGATCACTGGCAGTATCAAATTTGATATCGGCTTACCGCCCGACCTGAGCGAAAAAGTGGCGGCGATGCGCGAGCGCATTGAAGGCGAGCGGCCAATCTGGATTGCAGCCAGCACCCGTGAGGGTGAAGATGAAAAAGTGCTGAGCGCTTTCCGGATTATTCAAGCGGAACTGCCGGAGGTCTTGCTGATTCTGGTGCCGCGTCATCCAGAGCGTTTCAACTCGGCGGCACGCTTGTTTGAACATGCCGGCTATACGATTGTCCGGCGTAGCAGCAAGCAGACTGTGACGGCTGATACCCATGTGTTTCTGGGCGACAGTATGGGAGAGTTGCTGGTTTATCTCGGTCTTGCTCAGCTCGCATTTGTCGGTGGCAGCCTGGTCAATACTGGCTGCCAGAATGTGCTGGAGCCGGCCGCGCTTGGCTTGCCTGTTGTAACCGGGCCGTCTCAGTATAATTTTCAGACCATCTGCGAGCAGCTGGAAGAGCGTGGTGCATTGCAGACGGTGGCCGATGAGGAAAAACTGGCAGAATTCGTGCTGATTCTGCTGCGTGACGCTGGACAACGCGACCGGATGGGGGCGGCGGGGCGGCAGGCGATTATTGATAATCAGGGGGCATTAGAGCGAATCTATAAACTGGCGGTATCATTCTTGCCGACTTGCTGA
- the pepQ gene encoding Xaa-Pro dipeptidase, whose protein sequence is MSAERLFADHLNHLLTEYASALQACDFADQPVLVGSGISHSYYADDLAIPFRAWGHFLRWLPVDRPDQFVLFRHGKKPVFFAVIPQDFWHDQSLELPGWWADLYDIRILPDKHQLEAQLKTLIPDHQLLFLGEDVNLAAALGARPGHVNPASLIAYLDYYRAYKTRYEVQRIADANALALTGHQAAHEAFLDGKDEFGIHMAYLTACRALDHELPYPSIVGVNEHAAILHYQLKKRRSAAVDPALNKALLIDAGCRSFAYCSDITRTWVRPGVHEVFAALLSGMQKLQRNIIRTIAVGQSYVQLHEATHESLAELLIESGIAVGSSRELLEEEVTSAFLPHGLGHFLGLQVHDCGGRLASPDGTTKQPPSRYPALRTTRTLENGMVFTIEPGLYFIPALLDKLRTGRRQALLNWTLIEELLPLGGIRIEDNIWLNEGTAHNLTLKPLLSA, encoded by the coding sequence ATGAGTGCTGAGCGATTATTTGCCGATCATTTGAATCACCTGCTGACTGAGTATGCTTCAGCTCTGCAGGCTTGCGACTTCGCAGACCAGCCCGTGCTTGTTGGCAGCGGTATTTCCCATAGCTACTACGCTGATGATCTGGCCATACCATTCAGAGCATGGGGTCACTTTCTACGCTGGCTGCCGGTGGACAGACCCGATCAATTTGTTTTATTCAGGCATGGAAAGAAACCGGTATTCTTCGCAGTTATCCCTCAGGACTTCTGGCATGACCAGAGTCTGGAACTGCCGGGCTGGTGGGCCGATCTGTATGACATCCGGATTCTCCCTGACAAACATCAGTTAGAAGCACAGCTCAAGACGCTGATCCCTGACCATCAACTGCTTTTCCTGGGCGAGGATGTCAACCTGGCCGCCGCACTGGGTGCCCGGCCCGGGCATGTTAACCCGGCCTCTTTGATCGCCTACCTTGATTACTACCGGGCCTATAAAACCCGCTACGAGGTGCAGCGTATTGCCGATGCCAATGCCCTGGCGCTGACCGGGCACCAGGCCGCTCACGAAGCCTTCCTGGATGGCAAGGATGAGTTTGGCATCCATATGGCCTATCTGACAGCCTGCCGCGCGCTGGATCATGAATTGCCGTACCCCAGTATCGTGGGCGTCAATGAACATGCAGCTATCCTGCATTACCAGCTCAAGAAGCGCCGGTCAGCTGCTGTCGATCCTGCGTTGAATAAGGCTCTGCTGATTGATGCCGGTTGCCGCAGTTTTGCCTACTGCTCCGATATAACCCGAACCTGGGTGCGGCCCGGCGTACATGAGGTATTTGCAGCCCTGTTGTCCGGCATGCAGAAACTGCAGCGAAATATTATCCGCACAATCGCCGTCGGCCAATCCTACGTCCAGTTACATGAAGCGACTCATGAATCCCTGGCGGAGTTACTGATAGAGTCCGGAATTGCCGTAGGCTCATCCCGGGAATTGCTTGAAGAGGAGGTAACAAGCGCCTTTCTGCCGCACGGCCTGGGACATTTTCTGGGTCTTCAGGTGCACGACTGCGGCGGACGTCTGGCATCGCCTGACGGCACGACAAAACAGCCACCCTCCCGCTATCCGGCGCTAAGAACAACGCGCACTCTGGAAAATGGCATGGTATTTACCATAGAGCCCGGGCTCTATTTCATCCCGGCATTGCTGGACAAACTCAGGACCGGGCGACGCCAGGCATTGCTGAACTGGACTCTGATCGAAGAGCTGTTGCCGCTGGGCGGCATACGCATTGAAGACAATATCTGGCTAAACGAGGGCACAGCACACAACCTTACATTAAAGCCGCTGCTGTCAGCTTGA
- the dinB gene encoding DNA polymerase IV, translating to MPVRKIIHCDCDCFYAAIEMRDNPQLRGRPLAVGGASERRGVVATCNYEARQFGIHSAMPTATALRRCPELLVVPPRMDKYRQVSRQVQAVFRDYTDLIEPLSLDEAYLDVSQSGACQGSATLMAQQIRDRVRDTLGITLSAGIAPNKFLAKIASDWNKPDGQYVIRPAQVDEFVRQLPVSKLFGVGKVTASRLHAMGVITCEDLRAYSQAALQAQFGSFGQRLYLLARGIDDREVKVERQRKSLSVENTYAVDLPGLPECLDQISSLYEQMLKRWQGLADKYQVAGCFVKLKFNNFASTTAEQAGRDMAPENFPALMEQAWQRYQLPVRLVGLGVRLRPRSSAVGADQLSLTLE from the coding sequence ATACCGGTTCGGAAAATTATCCATTGTGATTGCGATTGTTTTTACGCGGCCATTGAAATGCGTGACAATCCGCAGCTTCGTGGCAGGCCACTGGCCGTTGGTGGTGCCAGCGAGCGCCGCGGCGTAGTGGCCACCTGCAATTACGAAGCACGGCAATTTGGTATTCATTCGGCAATGCCGACAGCAACGGCCTTAAGGCGATGCCCTGAACTGTTGGTGGTGCCTCCCCGGATGGATAAATACAGACAGGTTTCCCGGCAAGTACAGGCCGTGTTTCGCGATTACACTGACCTGATTGAGCCTCTTTCCCTGGATGAAGCCTATCTGGATGTCAGTCAGTCAGGCGCTTGCCAGGGCAGCGCGACGCTGATGGCTCAGCAGATCCGCGATCGGGTGCGCGATACCCTGGGAATCACCCTGTCAGCGGGTATTGCGCCCAATAAATTCCTGGCTAAAATCGCCAGCGACTGGAACAAGCCGGACGGCCAGTATGTCATAAGGCCGGCGCAGGTTGATGAGTTTGTGCGGCAATTACCGGTGAGCAAGCTGTTTGGTGTGGGCAAGGTGACGGCCTCACGTTTGCATGCAATGGGCGTCATTACCTGTGAAGACCTGCGTGCTTACAGTCAGGCCGCATTGCAGGCGCAATTTGGCAGTTTTGGTCAGCGGTTGTATCTGCTGGCTCGGGGAATTGATGATCGCGAGGTGAAGGTTGAGCGGCAGCGTAAATCCTTGAGTGTGGAAAATACCTACGCCGTTGACCTGCCGGGTTTGCCGGAATGCCTTGACCAGATCAGCAGTCTTTATGAGCAGATGCTGAAACGGTGGCAGGGCCTGGCCGACAAGTATCAGGTTGCCGGGTGTTTCGTGAAACTGAAATTCAACAATTTTGCTTCAACGACGGCAGAGCAGGCGGGCCGGGACATGGCGCCGGAGAATTTTCCGGCGCTGATGGAGCAGGCCTGGCAGCGCTATCAGCTCCCGGTGCGGCTGGTCGGGCTGGGTGTGCGGCTCAGGCCGCGTTCGTCCGCAGTGGGCGCCGATCAGCTAAGCCTGACTCTTGAGTAG